GTTTGGTATGCTGACCGACAAATTTGGCATCCAGTGGATGGTATATTTCACGGGATAACAAACAAGTGAAAGAACCCAATCAAACCGAAAAAAAAACCTTATTACTCATGAAAACCATCAATCCCTATCTCATATTCAACGGTAATGCCGAAGAAGCGTTTGAATTTTATCAAACCGTATTTGGTGGAGAAATCTTTAAGATGCGGTTCAGCGAAATGCCGGGTACATCAGAAATGCCGGATGAAGATCAAACCAAACTGGCGCACGTTGCCCTGACCATTGCCGGTAAAGATCAGATTCTGATGGCATCAGATTCCGGAACCGGACATGAAGCAACGATGCAAGAAAATGGTAATTACTATTTGTCACTCGAACCGGAAAGTGCCGAGGAAGCGGAACAGATTTATAACAAACTCTCTGATGGCGGCAAGGTAATCATGCCACTCGATGAAACCGACTGGGCAGAGAAATTTGCCATGTTTGCGGATAAATTCGGCATTCAGTGGATGATAAACTACGGCGACAAATAGATCATGGGGAAACTAACCTACGCCATGATGGCCTCTCTCGATGGATTCATCGAAGACAAAAACGGATCCAGCGAGTGGGCCATTGTGGATGACGAACTCCACCGCCATTTCAACGAAGAAGATGCTGCCAAAGGAGCTTACCTGTTTGGCCGCATGCTTTTTGAGGATATGTGCACTTTCTGGCCTACAGCAGATCAAGATCCCGAAGCACCCGATTACATCCGCGAATTCGCCGGGATATGGCGCAAAAAACCCAAATACATTTTCTCCAAAATCCTGAAAAAAGCGGATTTCAACTCTGTGATAATCAGCGAAAATGTGGTTGAAGAGATCAAAAAACTAAAACAGGACCCGGGTGATGACCTCTCCCTGAGCGGTGCTACCCTGGCAGAAACCTGCATCCGGAACGAACTGGTGGATGAATACCTGATTTATGTAAACCCGGTAATATTGGGCGGAGGCCGTCCGATGTTTCCGAAGGAAATAAACCTGGCTTTAAAACTGACCGAAACCCGCAGTTTTGATTGTGGTGTGGTTCGGCTGCAGTACAGTTGGCAACAAAAAAACAACCATGAATGAAATGAAACCAAAAAAAATCTGGGCGAATTATGGAGTAGAAAACATCAACCGGACACAGGAATTTTACCTGGCGCTGGGGTTCAAGCTGAATGGCAGCCCCACAAAAGATCTGGTGAGTTTCCTGTTCAGCGATGATGAATTTGTTATCCACTTTTTTGAAAAGGAAAAAATGAAGACGAGTCTGGAGGGAGAACTTTCAGACTTGAGAAAGGGAAACGAGATCATGTTTACTCTATCGGCAGAAAGTAAAAATGACTTTGATGTATGGATAGAGGAAATAAAAAAAGCCGGCGGATTTATTTTCTTCGATTCGAATATTGACAGGAAAGAATTCTACGATGAAAACGGATATCACGTTTGTGTTTTTGCTGATCCGGACGGGCATAAATTCAATCTTTTCTACAATGAAAACAGGTAAAAACTGATTTAATCTATTTCGGTAATCCTATGCGTAAACTCTTTCTAAAAATGATGATCTCAGTAGATGGTTGCATCGAAGGGCCAAACGGCGAACTCGACTGGCACCGGGCTGATGAAGAGTACCAGGAATACGCCAATCAAACACTTCGTTCTGTCGATGGCATATTGCTTGGCAGAAAAGTCTACGACGTGTTCCTCAATTATTGGCCAAATGTCTATGAAGAATTGAAGGAATCAGAGAATTCTTCTCTCCATTTTGAAACGGCACGCCTGTTGTATGAATTGCCGGAATATGTGGTATCAACAACAATGAAAGAAGCTTCCTGGAATAATACACACATCATCCGGGATAACTTCCGGAATGAAATCAAAAAGCTAAAAGAAAAACCGGGACGTGATATTGCATGTTATGGAGGAGCTGAACTTACAAAATTTCTGCTGATTGAAAACCTGGTTGACGAATACCGGCTTATCGTAAATCCAATCATTCTGGGTGATGGCTCTCCCCTTTTCAAAACTGATTCACCTCAGAGTAAGCTTCAGTTTAAGAGTGCGAGGAAATTCCAATCGGGTGCTGTAATGCTGACCTATAAACCAGCACTAACATGATCAAACTCCGGCCTGCTGATATTACCGATCTGGAACTACTCCGCCACTGGGATCAACAACCCCACGTAATCGCAGCTGATCCCAGTGATGATTGGGAATGGGAAACCGAGTTGTTGAACAACCCCGACTGGCGGGAACAGCTGATCGCGGAGCTGAACGGCCGGCCGATCGGTTTTATACAAATTATTGATCCCGCCCGGGAAGAGAGCCGTTACTGGGGAGAAATCGAGGAAGGATATCGTGCAATCGATATCTGGATTGGAGAAGCATCCGATCTTGGTAAAGGTTACGGCTCACAAATGATGAAACTCGCGATTGAAAAATGCTTTACGAATAAGGAGGTGAAAACAATACTCATCGACCCGCTCGCATCCAATACAGATGCACACCGGTTTTATGAACGGCTTGGATTCCGGTTTTTAGAAGAGCGCCGGTTTGGGGAGGATGTTTGTTTGGTGTACCGTCTTAAACGAGAAG
The window above is part of the Rhodohalobacter sp. SW132 genome. Proteins encoded here:
- a CDS encoding dihydrofolate reductase family protein, coding for MGKLTYAMMASLDGFIEDKNGSSEWAIVDDELHRHFNEEDAAKGAYLFGRMLFEDMCTFWPTADQDPEAPDYIREFAGIWRKKPKYIFSKILKKADFNSVIISENVVEEIKKLKQDPGDDLSLSGATLAETCIRNELVDEYLIYVNPVILGGGRPMFPKEINLALKLTETRSFDCGVVRLQYSWQQKNNHE
- a CDS encoding GNAT family N-acetyltransferase, with the translated sequence MIKLRPADITDLELLRHWDQQPHVIAADPSDDWEWETELLNNPDWREQLIAELNGRPIGFIQIIDPAREESRYWGEIEEGYRAIDIWIGEASDLGKGYGSQMMKLAIEKCFTNKEVKTILIDPLASNTDAHRFYERLGFRFLEERRFGEDVCLVYRLKREDWE
- a CDS encoding dihydrofolate reductase family protein, with the protein product MRKLFLKMMISVDGCIEGPNGELDWHRADEEYQEYANQTLRSVDGILLGRKVYDVFLNYWPNVYEELKESENSSLHFETARLLYELPEYVVSTTMKEASWNNTHIIRDNFRNEIKKLKEKPGRDIACYGGAELTKFLLIENLVDEYRLIVNPIILGDGSPLFKTDSPQSKLQFKSARKFQSGAVMLTYKPALT
- a CDS encoding VOC family protein gives rise to the protein MKPKKIWANYGVENINRTQEFYLALGFKLNGSPTKDLVSFLFSDDEFVIHFFEKEKMKTSLEGELSDLRKGNEIMFTLSAESKNDFDVWIEEIKKAGGFIFFDSNIDRKEFYDENGYHVCVFADPDGHKFNLFYNENR
- a CDS encoding VOC family protein produces the protein MKTINPYLIFNGNAEEAFEFYQTVFGGEIFKMRFSEMPGTSEMPDEDQTKLAHVALTIAGKDQILMASDSGTGHEATMQENGNYYLSLEPESAEEAEQIYNKLSDGGKVIMPLDETDWAEKFAMFADKFGIQWMINYGDK